In Helianthus annuus cultivar XRQ/B chromosome 8, HanXRQr2.0-SUNRISE, whole genome shotgun sequence, a single genomic region encodes these proteins:
- the LOC110870705 gene encoding uncharacterized protein LOC110870705 yields MNLGEKAAAEAIAVKAQQAEAGAIKAFEEAKEAGARAAKALEEAEERESRSYKALEEAEFQTREVAVTDLTARVTAAEERANTAVEARDALTSSFNQLEADHEWMRGHGIARIVQAIMDAPETAVGLDLVKERARDAGFKAGYSRCVSHMNVMSQGGFTAERSGFRDVDTEGRLNAAVAAFYDTSLACVEELDDCLEAADYVDRLRRLYADAEEEDPAGGAGDDAGTSGTK; encoded by the exons atgaatcttgg AGAGAAAGCTGCAGCTGAGGCAATTGCGGTTAAAGCGCAGCAGGCGGAGGCCGGGGCTATAAAGGCttttgaagaggccaaggaagccgGGGCGCGTGCTGCGAAGGCCTTGGAGGAGGCCGAAGAGAGGGAGAGCCGTTCTTacaaggctcttgaagag GCTGAGTTTcagacccgggaggtcgcggttacagacctcaCCGCGCGCGTGACTGCAGCGGAAGAACGAGCTAACACTGCTGTTGAGGCCAGAGATGCTCTGACTTCTTCGTTTAATCAGCTTGAGGCTGACCACGAGTGGATGCGGGgtcacggtatcgcgcgt attgttcaggctatcatggatgcaccTGAGACCGCAGTTGGTTTAGACTTGGTCAAGGaacgtgcccgcgatgccggttttaaagctggttacagcCGCTGTGTCAGTCATATGAACGTCATGTCTCAAGGCGGTTTTACTGCAGAGCGATCTGGGTTCCGTGACGTGGACACCGAAGGTCGTCTGAACGCAGCTGTAGCCGctttttatgatacgtccctcgCTTGTGTGGAGGAGTTGGACGACTGTTTAGAGGCTGCTGATTACGTTGACCGGCTGCGGAGGCTGTATGCTGATGCAGAAGAGGAGGATCCCGCTGGTGGTGCTGGAGATGACGCGGGTACCAGCGGTacgaaatag
- the LOC110871559 gene encoding uncharacterized protein LOC110871559 isoform X2 produces the protein MTPPKGMTKWKMKFFYIKAAAIVAKMTFRNVTETIIAETIAVPSLKTVEWFPQLQTIESVKLTNTQLWVLRMMLTRRNKKSKPVVREKSGEDAPLWRMFAPDFLGMVETVVCADGEEEFNVLIRDNLRVPTEAALAVELPRGKGDLGALGDLDAKGVPKRQTVKSVRFRQKKIPEVTVVPHLVPQAAAAGSQSGAGKRQVEETAAGAGGPKRRRLQSKRIGPTSKKPAGTVELQDKDFSIFDAPLSPPHATGAGAGAGASEEPSAPFVKVVPDSTVQTEGTAEKVATQIFDTVDSSNNLISPNEGDNLGLRFSDSGKQKSDAEPQKTDAEVRQHDAEPQKSSAGEKGIGSSAGGAGYDGPPIQPGESELEYYYRTYTKGRSTIYHRPPWTVMHGG, from the exons atgactcctcccaaggggatgacgaaGTGGAAGATGAAGTTCTTTTACATCAAGGCTGCTGCCATTGTTGCAAagatgacgtttcggaatgtgaccgagacgatcatagcaGAGACCATTGCGGTCCCAAGTTTGAAGACGGTGGAGTGGTTTCCGCAGTTGCAGACCATTGAGTCTGTGAAGTTGACCAACacacagttgtgggtgttgcgcatgATGTTGACAAGGAGGAACAAGAAGTCGAAGCCCGTGGTGCGTgagaaaagtggtg AGGACGCTCCcttgtggaggatgtttgccccggatttccTGGGTATGGTTGAAACAGTTGTTTGCGCGGATGGCGAGGAGGAGTTTAATGTCCTCATTCGAGATAACTTAcgggtgcctactgaggccgcattggcagttgagttgccgcggGGCAAAG gtgatcttggggccttaggggatCTTGACGCGAAGGGTGTGCCCAAGAGgcaaacggtgaaaagtgtgcgCTTTCGTCAAAAGAAAATACCGGAGGTCACtgttgtgcctcatctggtgccgcaggcggcag CTGCGGGCTCGCAGTCTGGTGCTGGGAAGAGGCAAGTAGAAGAGACGGCCGCTGGTGCCGGTGGACCGAAACGTCGGAGGTTGCAGTCTAAGAGGATTGGTCCGACATCAAAGAAACCTGCGGGTACTGTTG AGCttcaagataaagatttttctatctttgatgctccgtTGTCACCTCCGCATGCCACGGGTGCAGGTGCGGGTGCGGGTGCGTCAGAGGAACCTTCGGCACCCTTTGTCAAGGTGGTGCCTGATTCAACCGTGCAAAcggagggtaccgcagagaagGTCGCGACCCAGATATTCGATACCGTTGAttcgtccaacaatctgatctctcccaatgagggtgaTAATTTGGGTCTGCGGTTTTCTGATTCTGGGAAGCAAAAGTCTGATGCTGAGCCGCAAAAAactgatgctgaggtgcggcagcatgatgctgagccgcagaagtcttctgctggtgagaagggtatcggttcgtctgccggtggtgcgggttatgatgggcctccaattcagcctggggagtctgaattggagtattattatcGCACCTATACCAAGGGTCGAAGTACTATTTATCACCGACctccctggactgttatgcatgggggatga
- the LOC110871559 gene encoding uncharacterized protein LOC110871559 isoform X1: protein MTPPKGMTKWKMKFFYIKAAAIVAKMTFRNVTETIIAETIAVPSLKTVEWFPQLQTIESVKLTNTQLWVLRMMLTRRNKKSKPVVREKSGEDAPLWRMFAPDFLGMVETVVCADGEEEFNVLIRDNLRVPTEAALAVELPRGKGDLGALGDLDAKGVPKRQTVKSVRFRQKKIPEVTVVPHLVPQAAGISHSSFRRYLDYVIVSDTIEVLGIAAGSQSGAGKRQVEETAAGAGGPKRRRLQSKRIGPTSKKPAGTVELQDKDFSIFDAPLSPPHATGAGAGAGASEEPSAPFVKVVPDSTVQTEGTAEKVATQIFDTVDSSNNLISPNEGDNLGLRFSDSGKQKSDAEPQKTDAEVRQHDAEPQKSSAGEKGIGSSAGGAGYDGPPIQPGESELEYYYRTYTKGRSTIYHRPPWTVMHGG from the exons atgactcctcccaaggggatgacgaaGTGGAAGATGAAGTTCTTTTACATCAAGGCTGCTGCCATTGTTGCAAagatgacgtttcggaatgtgaccgagacgatcatagcaGAGACCATTGCGGTCCCAAGTTTGAAGACGGTGGAGTGGTTTCCGCAGTTGCAGACCATTGAGTCTGTGAAGTTGACCAACacacagttgtgggtgttgcgcatgATGTTGACAAGGAGGAACAAGAAGTCGAAGCCCGTGGTGCGTgagaaaagtggtg AGGACGCTCCcttgtggaggatgtttgccccggatttccTGGGTATGGTTGAAACAGTTGTTTGCGCGGATGGCGAGGAGGAGTTTAATGTCCTCATTCGAGATAACTTAcgggtgcctactgaggccgcattggcagttgagttgccgcggGGCAAAG gtgatcttggggccttaggggatCTTGACGCGAAGGGTGTGCCCAAGAGgcaaacggtgaaaagtgtgcgCTTTCGTCAAAAGAAAATACCGGAGGTCACtgttgtgcctcatctggtgccgcaggcggcaggtatctctcactcttctttccgtagatacttggattatgtgatagtatctgataccatTGAGGTTTTGGGTATAGCTGCGGGCTCGCAGTCTGGTGCTGGGAAGAGGCAAGTAGAAGAGACGGCCGCTGGTGCCGGTGGACCGAAACGTCGGAGGTTGCAGTCTAAGAGGATTGGTCCGACATCAAAGAAACCTGCGGGTACTGTTG AGCttcaagataaagatttttctatctttgatgctccgtTGTCACCTCCGCATGCCACGGGTGCAGGTGCGGGTGCGGGTGCGTCAGAGGAACCTTCGGCACCCTTTGTCAAGGTGGTGCCTGATTCAACCGTGCAAAcggagggtaccgcagagaagGTCGCGACCCAGATATTCGATACCGTTGAttcgtccaacaatctgatctctcccaatgagggtgaTAATTTGGGTCTGCGGTTTTCTGATTCTGGGAAGCAAAAGTCTGATGCTGAGCCGCAAAAAactgatgctgaggtgcggcagcatgatgctgagccgcagaagtcttctgctggtgagaagggtatcggttcgtctgccggtggtgcgggttatgatgggcctccaattcagcctggggagtctgaattggagtattattatcGCACCTATACCAAGGGTCGAAGTACTATTTATCACCGACctccctggactgttatgcatgggggatga
- the LOC110871561 gene encoding E3 ubiquitin-protein ligase AIRP2 — MEMMYYPLGRSSYEDSLKVIEADIQHANALAAAIPRAKDGARFQMKLVHDQLTPLIMFLLQWIDSSCACLLPRYLNLFHVIIYKVYTDGRPKISRHGRKATVNDFYAIILPSLRRLHYDLVELDNGPKEESPKLQISGPKKLEKDEKFTNIDLEREDECGICLEPCTKIVLPNCCHAMCINCYRDWNSRQASCPFCRGNIKRVKSRDLWVLTCNDDVIDADLVSKEDLVRFYLYINNLPKDSPDALFFMFYEYLI, encoded by the exons ATGGAGATGATGTATTACCCACTTGGCAGGTCTTCTTATGAAGATTCTTTGAAGGTTATTGAGGCTGATATTCAACATGCTAATGCTTT ggcTGCTGCAATTCCTAGAGCCAAAGATGGTGCGCGGTTTCAAATGAAACTAGTTCACGATCAGTTGACACCTCTAATTATGTTCTTGTTACAATGGATCGATTCTTCTTGTGCGTGTCTCCTGCCTAGATACTTGAATCTTTTCCACGTTATTATCTATAAG GTATATACTGACGGGAGACCGAAGATTTCTAGACATGGAAGGAAGGCGACTGTCAATGACTTTTATG CCATCATACTACCTTCTCTTAGAAGGCTGCATTACGACTTGGTGGAACTCGATAACGGGCCTAAAGAAGAGAGCCCAAAGTTGCAAATATCGGGCCCAAAAAAACTCGAAAAGGACGAAAAGTTCACCAACATTGATTTGGAACGAGAAGATGAATGCGGGATTTGCTTAGAACCTTGCACCAAAATCGTCTTGCCTAATTGCTGCCACGCAATGTGCATCAACTGTTACCGCGATTG GAACTCGAGACAAGCGTCATGCCCGTTTTGTCGGGGTAATATAAAGAGAGTAAAGTCACGAGATTTATGGGTTCTCACATGCAACGATGACGTCATAGACGCCGATCTCGTTTCAAAAGAGGATTTGGTTCGTTTCTATTTATACATCAATAATCTACCTAAAGATTCGCCAGATGCCCTTTTCTTTATGTTTTACGAGTATCTAATATAA